One window from the genome of Terrimicrobium sacchariphilum encodes:
- a CDS encoding ABC transporter permease — translation MADAIRFFRQKPLAAVATGVLVVIALASFLGPWLLPPSYAMTSPESFASPSWRHPFGTDLLGRDMFYRVLSGGQISLIVGMAGALVSLVIGTAYGLVAGYMGGRIDNMMMRIVDVLYSVPRLIFILVCINAFNAKLQGLAETLGLDWIVGSSRIVILVLSLGVIEWLTLARIVRGQTLALKNRAFVTAAVALGQTTPVIMWRHILPNLIGVVLVYLTLTIPAVIIDESFLSFLGLGVQSPQASWGSLLADGAGALNPLRIRWWLIVFPAGMMALTLLSLNLLGDALRDSTDPKALKHK, via the coding sequence ATGGCTGACGCGATTCGCTTTTTCCGCCAAAAGCCCCTCGCCGCCGTCGCCACTGGCGTGCTGGTCGTGATCGCCCTGGCGTCCTTCCTTGGGCCCTGGCTGCTCCCGCCGTCGTACGCCATGACCAGTCCGGAGTCGTTTGCTTCACCAAGCTGGCGGCATCCCTTTGGCACCGACCTGCTCGGGCGCGACATGTTTTACCGCGTGCTCTCAGGCGGACAGATCTCGCTCATCGTGGGCATGGCGGGGGCGCTCGTTTCGCTCGTCATCGGCACAGCCTACGGACTCGTCGCCGGATATATGGGCGGGCGCATCGACAACATGATGATGCGCATCGTCGACGTGCTCTATTCGGTGCCTCGCCTGATCTTCATCCTCGTCTGCATCAATGCCTTCAATGCCAAGCTCCAGGGCCTGGCCGAGACGCTGGGTTTGGACTGGATCGTCGGCTCCTCGCGCATCGTAATCCTCGTCCTTTCGCTTGGCGTGATCGAGTGGCTCACCCTGGCCCGCATCGTGCGGGGGCAGACGCTGGCTCTGAAAAACCGCGCATTTGTCACCGCCGCCGTGGCTCTCGGACAGACGACGCCAGTCATCATGTGGCGGCACATCCTGCCCAACCTCATCGGCGTGGTGCTGGTTTATCTCACGCTCACCATTCCCGCCGTCATCATTGACGAGTCATTCCTGAGCTTCCTCGGTCTCGGAGTCCAGTCTCCGCAGGCGAGCTGGGGTTCCCTCCTTGCGGATGGCGCGGGCGCGCTCAATCCGCTCCGCATCCGATGGTGGCTCATCGTATTTCCCGCAGGAATGATGGCCCTCACCTTGCTCTCGCTGAATCTCCTCGGCGATGCCCTCAGGGATTCCACCGATCCCAAAGCCCTGAAGCACAAATAG
- a CDS encoding ABC transporter permease, which yields MIAFFLRRLVSAVAVLFCVVTITFLLIRIAPGSPFDAERKLSPAVEKQLMAKYNLDGSLWDQYRSYLGKLLSGDLGDSLKYRNRTVAEILGQTLPATMILGSVALVIAVTGGVVLGVTAAAGQHTWRDAVAMLIALGGISLPTFIIGPILVLIFGLWLKWLPVGGWGSLAALILPAVTLAIPYIAYVARLLRGSMIETLGQDFVRTARAKGLREYVVLYKHALRVAILPVVSYLGPLAAHLLTGSIVVETIFNIPGAGGFFVNSILNRDGFLLGGVVIVYCALLVAFNLIVDCLYSLLDRRIRLDG from the coding sequence ATGATTGCTTTTTTCCTGCGCAGACTGGTCTCCGCCGTGGCGGTGCTCTTCTGCGTGGTGACCATCACGTTTCTGCTCATCCGCATCGCTCCCGGCAGCCCCTTCGATGCGGAGCGCAAGCTGTCGCCCGCCGTCGAGAAGCAGTTGATGGCCAAGTACAACCTCGACGGCTCGCTCTGGGATCAATACCGCAGCTATCTCGGCAAACTCCTGAGCGGTGATCTGGGGGATTCGCTCAAATACCGCAACCGCACCGTGGCGGAAATCCTCGGGCAGACACTCCCGGCCACCATGATTCTCGGCAGCGTGGCTCTCGTCATTGCGGTGACGGGCGGCGTGGTCCTCGGCGTGACGGCTGCTGCAGGACAGCACACGTGGAGGGATGCCGTGGCGATGCTCATCGCGCTGGGGGGAATTTCCCTGCCGACCTTTATCATCGGGCCGATCCTCGTGCTGATCTTCGGCCTGTGGCTGAAATGGCTGCCCGTGGGCGGCTGGGGTTCGCTGGCGGCGTTGATCCTGCCAGCAGTGACGCTCGCCATTCCCTACATCGCCTATGTTGCACGGCTCCTGCGCGGCAGCATGATCGAAACGCTGGGGCAGGATTTTGTCCGCACCGCCCGGGCCAAGGGTCTGCGCGAGTACGTGGTGCTCTACAAGCACGCCCTGCGCGTGGCCATCCTGCCCGTCGTCTCGTACCTCGGGCCGCTCGCCGCGCATCTGCTCACGGGCTCGATCGTGGTGGAAACCATCTTCAACATCCCGGGTGCGGGGGGATTTTTCGTAAACTCGATCCTGAACCGTGACGGCTTCCTGCTGGGCGGCGTGGTGATCGTGTATTGCGCGCTGCTCGTGGCGTTCAACCTGATCGTCGACTGCCTGTATTCCCTACTGGATCGGAGGATTCGTCTCGATGGCTGA